One Bacilli bacterium genomic window carries:
- a CDS encoding Gfo/Idh/MocA family oxidoreductase produces MNSDCGELWSICDVMEDLLKAKGEEFGIPELRRFSDHQKMLADPELDAVIICTPNFNHFQIAKDAIESRKPFALEKPVALDSGEAAVLRDMLKADPLPHMICFSYRYIPAVRYARYLIKQRKLGKIRHIYSQYLQSWAIGEDFPLVWRFRKQLTGSGALGDLGSHMLDLTRFLVGDTSRVFSQTGTIIKERNLPGGTGKGVVDVDDYCHILGELDDGISYSMSISRFAYGRGNYQRMELYGSEGALIYRLEDTDSLYVRFAAEEDQDFRKVDIPEAFRVSQIQAFCNLINGKGDGLDASMEDGYVNQLAIDAIIAAAESGRWVAIDL; encoded by the coding sequence TCATGAACAGCGATTGCGGTGAACTCTGGTCCATCTGCGATGTAATGGAGGATTTGCTGAAAGCGAAAGGAGAGGAATTTGGCATTCCGGAATTGCGCCGGTTTTCCGACCATCAAAAGATGCTGGCGGATCCTGAGTTGGACGCGGTCATTATTTGCACGCCGAACTTTAATCACTTTCAGATCGCGAAAGATGCGATCGAGAGCCGAAAACCATTCGCATTGGAAAAGCCGGTAGCGCTTGACTCCGGGGAAGCGGCCGTTTTGCGGGATATGCTTAAGGCTGATCCGCTGCCGCATATGATCTGTTTCTCTTATCGCTACATTCCTGCGGTCAGGTATGCCAGATACCTGATTAAACAAAGAAAGCTCGGGAAAATTAGGCATATTTACAGCCAGTATCTGCAAAGCTGGGCGATTGGAGAAGATTTTCCGCTTGTATGGCGGTTCCGCAAACAATTGACCGGCTCCGGCGCTTTGGGGGATTTGGGTTCGCACATGCTTGATCTGACGCGTTTTTTGGTAGGTGATACGTCACGGGTTTTTTCACAAACGGGAACGATCATCAAGGAACGGAATCTTCCGGGCGGTACGGGGAAAGGCGTCGTTGACGTCGATGATTATTGCCATATATTAGGTGAACTTGACGACGGAATTTCGTATTCCATGTCGATTTCGCGTTTTGCCTATGGGAGGGGCAATTACCAGCGCATGGAATTGTACGGTTCCGAAGGAGCGTTGATTTACAGGCTGGAGGATACGGATTCGCTCTATGTGCGTTTTGCCGCGGAGGAGGATCAGGATTTCAGGAAAGTAGACATTCCGGAAGCGTTTCGGGTTTCCCAGATACAGGCGTTCTGCAATCTGATCAATGGCAAGGGCGACGGATTGGACGCTTCGATGGAAGACGGTTATGTAAATCAGCTGGCCATCGACGCAATCATTGCAGCTGCGGAATCCGGGCGTTGGGTTGCAATTGATTTATAA
- a CDS encoding ThuA domain-containing protein gives MTKIHVTIWNEFRHERENPEVAAVYPEGIHGAIAAGLRDDDRLEIVTAVLDEPEHGLTDDRLAKTDVLIWWGHMAHDEVRDSVVAKVRERVLAGMGLIVLHSGHASKIFERLLGTNTGILNWRDDGEKERVWVIEHGHPITNGLGPYFEIPKEEMYGERFEIPAPDELVFISWFAGGEVFRSGCCYRRGKGKIFYFRPGHEQFPTYYQPEVRQVIRNAVYWAAPVDGAKVTFGRVQPVE, from the coding sequence TTGACAAAAATTCATGTAACGATTTGGAATGAGTTTCGCCACGAAAGGGAAAACCCGGAAGTGGCGGCGGTATATCCCGAAGGTATTCATGGCGCAATTGCCGCGGGGTTGCGGGACGATGACCGGTTGGAAATCGTTACCGCAGTGTTGGATGAGCCGGAACATGGCTTAACGGATGACAGGTTGGCTAAAACGGATGTGTTGATATGGTGGGGGCATATGGCCCATGACGAGGTGCGGGACAGCGTCGTTGCGAAAGTGCGGGAGCGCGTATTGGCGGGTATGGGGCTGATTGTGCTTCATTCCGGACATGCCTCCAAAATATTCGAGCGGCTGCTCGGCACGAATACCGGTATATTGAATTGGCGGGACGACGGCGAAAAAGAACGCGTTTGGGTAATCGAGCATGGGCATCCGATTACGAACGGCTTGGGCCCGTATTTTGAAATTCCGAAAGAAGAAATGTATGGCGAACGCTTCGAGATTCCCGCCCCGGATGAACTTGTTTTCATCTCGTGGTTTGCCGGCGGCGAAGTATTCCGCAGCGGATGTTGCTATCGTAGAGGAAAAGGCAAAATATTTTATTTTCGTCCCGGTCACGAACAATTTCCGACATATTATCAGCCTGAAGTCAGGCAAGTAATTCGAAATGCCGTCTACTGGGCTGCTCCGGTAGATGGAGCCAAGGTTACTTTCGGCAGGGTTCAGCCTGTTGAATGA